In Capsicum annuum cultivar UCD-10X-F1 chromosome 7, UCD10Xv1.1, whole genome shotgun sequence, one genomic interval encodes:
- the LOC107876688 gene encoding uncharacterized protein LOC107876688: MNGEANFSSMAPPTFDGENYQIWAVKMRIYLQYLDLWKDIEDEYEITLLPNNPTVEQIKTHKEKNTRKSKEMACLFTTFLSNILTRIMSLQSAKEVWDFLKAEYEGDERIRGMQVLNLVREFELQRMKESETIKEYPDRLLNLANCISTFNDSKIIEIILVTHHDDGRYKKKEKKYQPTDVEGATYNNKNKISGFKGNYPPCKHCGKLVHAPFKCWKSPNAKCTKCSQLGHEAIIHKNKTQQQDAKAHVVNEQEEDHLFVASCFTNSVSIESWMIDSRCTNHMTCDKDLFKDLRSTKVKKVRIGHAGYIPAKEMGTITIESQSGTKIIFDVLYVPNLDQNLLSVG, from the exons ATGAACGGAGAAGCAAATTTTTCTTCAATGGCACCACCAACTTTCGATGGAGAAAATTATCAAATCTGGGCAGTTAAAATGCGGATATATCTGCAATATTTGGATCTCTGGAAAGATATTGAAGATGAATACGAGATAACTCTCTTGCCGAACAATCCCACGGTGGAGCAGATTAAAACTCACAAAGAGAAGAATACTAGGAAATCAAAGGAAATGGCATGCTTATTTACTACATTTTTATCTAATATCTTAACTCGTATCATGTCTCTACAATCAGCAAAAGAGGTATGGGATTTTCTCAAGGCTGAATATGAAGGAGATGAAAGGATTCGGGGGATGCAAGTGTTGAATCTGGTACGTGAGTTTGAGCTGCAAAGGATGAAAGAAAGTGAAACCATAAAGGAGTACCCTGACAGACTTCTTAATTTAGCAAATTGTATCTCCACTTTCAATGATTCAAAGATCATTGAAATAATCCTAGTAACG CATCATGATGATGGACGTtataagaagaaggagaagaagtaCCAACCAACTGATGTAGAAGGTGCAAcatataacaacaaaaacaaaataagtgGTTTCAAAGGAAACTACCCTCCTTGTAAGCATTGCGGCAAGCTTGTACATGCACCTTTCAAGTGTTGGAAGAGTCCTAATGCTAAGTGCACAAAGTGCAGTCAGCTTGGGCATGAAGCAATCATCCATAAGAATAAAACTCAGCAGCAAGATGCAAAGGCTCATGTTGTTAATGAACAGGAAGAAGATCACCTCTTTGTCGCATCATGTTTTACAAACAGTGTCTCAATCGAGTCGTGGATGATCGATAGCAGATGCACAAATCATATGACTTGTGATAAAGATCTTTTTAAAGATTTGAGGTCTACTAAAGTTAAAAAAGTTAGAATCGGCCACGCTGGTTATATTCCAGCAAAAGAAATGGGAACCATTACAATTGAATCACAATCGGgcactaaaataatttttgatgttCTTTATGTACCCAATTTGGACCAGAACTTGTTAAGTGTTGGTTAG
- the LOC107878154 gene encoding CSC1-like protein At3g21620: MATLSDIGVAAAINILSACIFLFAFAILRIQPVNDRVYFPKWYLKGLRSSPLHSGAIVNKFVNLDFRAYLRFLNWMPAALRMPEPELIDHAGLDSAVYLRIYLIGLKLFVPIAFIAFSVMVPVNWTNHTLERSSLTYSDLDKLSISNIPLGSQRFWTHLVMAYIFTFWTCYVLKREYEIIASMRLHFLASEHRRPDQFTVLVRNVPPDPDESVSELVEHFFMVNHQDHYLTHQVVYNANNLSKLVNEKKKKQNWLDYYQLKYTRNQSNRPRTKTGFLGLCGETVDAIDFNSSEIERLSKEISDERTNIIGSTKYIMPAAFVSFRTRWAAAVCAQTQQDRNPTLWLTEWAPEPRDVYWDNLAIPYVSLSIRRLIAAVAFFFLTFFFMIPIAFVQSLANIEGIEKALPFLKSLIETKAVKSFIQGFLPGIALKIFLIFLPSILMQMSKFEGFGSISALERRSATRYYVFQFVNVFLGSIITGTAFQQLNNFMHQSANEIPKTIGVSIPMKATFFITYIMVDGWAGVAGEILRLKPLVFFHLKNFFLVKTEKDREEAMDPGSLGFNTGEPQIQLYFLLGLVYAVVAPILLPFIIVFFGLAYVVYRHQIINVYNQEYESAAAFWPDVHGRIITALIVSQLLLMGLLSTKEASNSTPLLITLPVLTIWFHLFCKGRYEPAFVRYPLQEAVMKDTLERTKEPNFNLKEYLQNAYIHPVFKSEEDNASDAASEDGDLEPSLVQTKRQSRFNTPLPSKRSGSSPPLLSDFDANTRV; encoded by the exons ATGGCCACTCTGAGTGATATAGGTGTTGCAGCTGCTATTAACATTCTGAGTGCgtgtatttttttatttgcatTTGCAATCCTTCGAATACAACCTGTCAATGATAGGGTATACTTCCCAAAATGGTACCTTAAGGGATTAAGAAGCAGTCCTTTGCACTCGGGTGCAATTGTCAACAAGTTTGTCAACTTGGACTTTCGTGCATACTTGAGGTTTCTGAATTGGATGCCTGCTGCCTTGAGAATGCCAGAACCAGAGCTTATTGACCACGCAGGATTGGACTCTGCTGTCTACTTGAGGATTTATTTGATAGG GCTTAAATTATTTGTCCCAATTGCTTTTATTGCATTCTCGGTCATGGTTCCTGTTAATTGGACCAACCACACATTGGAGCGCTCTAGTTTGACATATAGTGATTTAGACAAGCTTTCGATTTCAAACATTCCTCTTGGATCACAGAG ATTCTGGACCCATCTGGTTATGGCTTACATTTTTACTTTCTGGACTTGCTATGTGCTGAAAAGGGAGTACGAGATAATTGCATCAATGAGATTGCATTTCCTTGCATCTGAACATCGACGACCAGATCAATTTACA GTACTTGTCAGAAATGTACCACCAGATCCTGATGAGTCAGTGAGTGAGCTGGTAGAGCACTTCTTCATGGTCAACCATCAAGATCATTATTTAACTCATCAG GTTGTATACAATGCCAACAATTTGTCAAAGCTAGTCAACGAGAAGAAGAAAAAGCAGAATTGGCTTGACTATTATCAACTCAAGTATACTAGAAATCAGTCCAACAGGCCAAGAACAAAG ACTGGTTTCCTTGGCTTATGTGGCGAGACCGTTGATGCAATTGATTTCAATAGTTCTGAAATTGAAAGGCTCTCGAAAGAA ATATCTGATGAGAGAACGAATATTATTGGGAGCACCAAGTACATTATGCCAGCAGCATTTGTTTCCTTCAGAACAAGATGGGCAGCTGCTGTTTGTGCACAAACACAACAAGACAGAAATCCAACACTCTGGTTAACTGAGTGGGCTCCGGAGCCCCGTGACGTCTACTGGGATAATTTGGCAATTCCTTATGTTTCACTCTCAATCAGGAGGCTTATTGCTGCTGTGGCATTTTTCTTCCTTACCTTCTTTTTCATGATTCCAATTGCATTTGTACAGTCCCTTGCTAATATAGAGGGAATAGAGAAGGCCTTACCTTTCTTGAAATCCTTAATTGAAAC TAAAGCTGTAAAATCCTTCATCCAAGGCTTCCTCCCTGGAATCGCATTGAAGATTTTCCTTATCTTCCTACCTTCAATATTGATGCAAATGTCAAAATTTGAAGGATTTGGCTCCATATCAGCTCTTGAGAGGAGATCTGCAACAAGATATTATGTTTTTCAGTTTGTTAATGTATTTCTTGGAAGCATCATTACTGGGACCGCATTTCAGCAGCTAAATAATTTCATGCATCAATCAGCTAACGA AATACCAAAGACAATTGGTGTATCCATTCCGATGAAGGCAACGTTCTTCATAACTTACATAATGGTGGATGGGTGGGCAGGAGTTGCTGGAGAGATACTTAGGCTGAAGCCATTAGTATTTTTTCACTTgaaaaacttcttcctggtaaaGACTGAGAAGGACAGAGAAGAGGCCATGGATCCAGGAAGTCTCGGGTTCAACACTGGTGAACCTCAAATACAGCTCTATTTCTTACTAGGCCTTGTTTATGCTGTTGTGGCACCGATCCTGCTCCCTTTCATCATAGTATTTTTTGGCCTGGCATATGTTGTATATCGACATCAG ATTATAAACGTGTACAACCAGGAGTATGAAAGTGCAGCAGCATTCTGGCCTGATGTGCATGGGCGCATCATAACCGCGCTGATAGTCTCTCAATTGCTTCTAATGGGATTGTTAAGTACAAAGGAAGCTTCTAATTCGACTCCACTGCTAATTACACTCCCTGTACTAACCATATGGTTCCATTTGTTCTGCAAAGGTCGTTATGAGCCGGCTTTTGTCAGATACCCGTTGCAG GAAGCAGTGATGAAAGACACGCTAGAACGTACAAAGGAGCCAAACTTCAACTTGAAAGAGTACCTTCAAAATGCTTATATCCATCCTGttttcaaaagtgaagaggatAATGCAAGTGATGCAGCCAGTGAAGATGGGGACCTGGAACCTTCACTTGTCCAAACAAAACGCCAATCACGTTTCAACACACCATTGCCAAGCAAAAGGAGTGGTTCATCTCCTCCATTGTTATCTGATTTTGATGCTAATACTCGCGTATAG